Within the Carassius gibelio isolate Cgi1373 ecotype wild population from Czech Republic chromosome B15, carGib1.2-hapl.c, whole genome shotgun sequence genome, the region aaataaatacattaaagtagATTTGTGGGGGATTTGTGTATTTCActtaacagattttattttaatgaaatgaatgtgATTTCCATGAGCTATGTTAAACATCAGCATTTATTGAGATATTGAACCGTCTGAAATTCTGGATTCTGTGGAGCTGGATTCTGTCGTTGACTTCTGATCACTTCAGTCACTGTATATTGGATTTTTAAACTGATAATTTTCTGGAGAAATGAAGGAAAACATCacaatgaagtttttttttcttggctgTCATAGTAAAACGTCAttaaggaggggggggggggtgaaatgctatttcatgcatactgagttttttacactgttaaagagttggattcccatgataaacatggacaaagtttcaaaaattaagttgtacgtttgaaggagtatttttgttccaaaaatactccttccggtttgtcacaagtttcgggaagtttttttcgagtatggctctgtgtgacgttagatggagcggaatttccttatatgggtcctaagggcacttctgccggaagagcgcgtgctcccgtatagcgaggctgagagaagagacattcactgatcacagcgagagcatcgcgaaatgtggcaaaagaagtgtgtttttggttgccagggcaagacaaccctgcacagattaccaaaaaaaaaaaaaaaacagcattaagggaccattggatggagtttatttttacagagcatcaacggagttgtgcaagtgtttgtgtttgttccctgcatttcgatttttttacaaacaaggcccagtttgacgccggatttgcacatcgtttatttcttaaggatgatgcaatcccaacggaaaaaaggtcacgattgtgtgttggaaccgcaggcgatgagtaaaactgcttcaaatatctctgtgttgttaacttagctatcggcgcgtaagcacatcaagtaaacaacatgcgatgttgtcaacaaactgcactttccacatgtacagcttacaAACACCGCGCGCAAGCGcaggaggattagagcctgtagttgTTGAAGTGGTCCGCTTTGACTTGGATAActcattaaatccatgaaatgaaagagaaatgTAGTTGGTGTccaacacatttaatggctgctacacgGCATCGCGCTCTTCTCAAAcgtgagagattaactctttcttggcattacaaattaattaaagacaaaataataacaaggcagcagagcgaacttatcatccatagtggttctcacgtagtccttctcttaaagactgatcacttataACTGACTGATCACTTACATTTCAGcgtcgggatctgattctggatcataaataaacggctgaatctgactgtaagccatggtttgttttggatgatgtatttttcctcacgataatgtcacagcttccaaacgctctcaacgcaaaagcactcgtgattctttagctccgcccacacgtcacgcctccagccggttgtgtttttccgggaagaaacggtacagactatctttctcttataaatataataaaactaaatactttttggagttatgaaggatgcagtactattctataggtactcaagattaacaggatattgagtgaaaacgagcatttcacccccctttaatataaaaataaatgacatttaagaaCAATGAAAAGTAATtacgtttttttcttcttcgtttTTTGCCAGCATTCGTTGGAATGGAGAGCTCCGCCTGGTTGACTGAAatgtttcaaacaaatttttggtTTACTTCAGTTATAGCACATACAGTGAATCTCTTTTCTGAGCACAAATATTGCCTTACCATAATATGGTAATATCTCAATTGAAGGATGACTTGTAGTTGGCTCAGGAGCAGGTCGGaatgctgttttattattattattattaaaaaaaataattcaaaattagaTTTGCATCATTTATCttgtaaagtaaaacaataaatcaaGAACCAAAAATTATGATTTACGTCTCTGAGGATGTTGCCCCTGCCGTGCAGCAGAACTTGGATGTGGAGCATGTATGTCATTTTctggacaaaacaaaacaaaaaatatatatacatatatatattttaccccaaataatgcaaaaaaaaaaaatgcgaacTCCAATGTTCACACAGTGAAAACAGTACATATATGATACATAATTCATACCATAAACAGTTGTGGGGTTCCTCCTCACACCTTCAGGAATAAGATCAACAGACAAATTTTTATTTAGTGGTAATCTTATCAATAATACCATATTGTAACATAATATTCTTTGACCAGAAACATTTTGGTCTGCTGAAATCGCAAAATACATCCCATAGTGCAGGAATAATGATTTATGTGATTCACCTGTCCTCAGTCCCtccctggggcctgtaccatgaagctggattaggtggctagccagctatgtttcagcttagtttccgccaaGCCTGGGTTataggtactatgaaagtagcttggctttaatcggtgttcgttgccatggtatcttacgctgcacggTTAACCTGCTcgggggcaggttatgttctgggttagagatctcaaactgaaggtgaaccaatcagatgtgagagaagtgacacatatcgacacaaagtcactccagtttatcttgctccaaattaaaggtcacttatgcttataaaaaaaatatatatatatataagtctggctttaatgataataactgagtcattttatgatttatataattattgtgattcatattattatttatctcttacacactagcaattttagtttaacagttatatattattatataaattattttaaataaatattaatgtatacagatcatgtaatataaataagctgtagtatcaaaagatttaactattttaaaaattacaaatctgaacttacatgttcaagtctctatcactatatattttcaaatgtctaaactaagttaacaagttccacttgtgactacactgaggaagcaagataatttattttattagtcctccttcatttttcatatgacatttaaatttgtcatgttcttcaatctcttaacctttagcaaaacctttaaccttcagTTTTGAAACTCGCTGGGTCTCttgcgagaagtaaatcaaacatgctttgtgttgcaaggcttgtgattggctgttcaccagtgatgtcacaccTCCTtttgcacgcgctccacaaactcagaatcaaagcctgaattgacaaagaaagttgatgaacagcatcatggtaccaacaaagctggattggagaggtttggttttgtcaactcaaaactaatcctgtaactctaaatttgttcagctaccatcatggtacaggcccctggtctAGCTTGTACTATTCTAAACCATGTCTGAAACTGTGTTTTACAAACACTTCTTGTGTTCATTTTGCTTCTTTATGATGAATTTCTAGTTGtattcttcatttgtaagtcactttggataaaagcatctgctaaatgaataaatgtaactgaaaaaaagcaatttagcatttatttgaaacacaaaataatcataaacaaaACTTGTGTAGTGTTATGTATTTATTGCTTTTGATACATtatatgcaacaaaaaaaataatttcatttctttctttttgttatttttcagtcTTACTCTGACACTGAATACTTGAATAATGGCTAATGAAAACTTTGCTATCAtagtaataaatgacattttaaaacagaaaacacttaTAATATAagcaataatatttataattattaatatttcacaatattactgttttaccatatttttgatcaaatcaatgcaATTTGTCCAAGAAAACAAAATGCACATCTAGATTTTTCTCTCTCAAATGCTCCAAGCAAACatggtttaatattttgtatagTTCAATGACATGCATTGATTTGTAAGTGCAatagtgtgctttttaaaaccacATCCTGATAAGTAAAGCATGTTTCTTACCCCTCATGTCTCCATGTCCACTGTTTCCTGTATTCTGTGTTTCTTGGGGGGAAATACCTAAAAGTCATGTGATTTACACAGAGGTCAGGAAACTCCAGAGAATGTCACTGAACGTCAAACACTGGTCAGGTGTGTTATACCGCTCACCTTCACTCTGTACGCCATTAATGAGATCAGATTTGGATGATGTATTCACACACTTTCCTGTCCAAGGGAAGATTTATTTAAGTAAGATCTAAGATCTATTTGAGTAAATTCatacattattactttttatttattttacataataaatatacagataataGCCTATTTAAATTATACTATCTAAATAATGTAAAGAAACAATGCTCACCATAGAATATTGATAACAGGCCAAATGCAATAAAAAGGAGAGTAAACAATCCAGCTCCAGCTGCAAAGTAGATCCAGGGGTTTGTCTCATTGATTtctacaaagaaaagaaaaacattacagTTATAATGTAACAGTGTAACAAAATCACACCGTTTTGACCATTAACCATATATGTGTCTATACACAAATGTTAATGAACACTATTTCTGCAAATGAGCTAAAACGCTTTTGACCGCAAGAATGtaaaatgtgacaaaatatttaaaccactgatttttttaaataaattgtattaacatTTGTCTGAATGTATGCTAGTGTAGTTATATATAGCACCTCTGATCTCACTGTGCGGACGTTCAGTGATCTTCACCATCCAGCATTCACTTTTAAGCTTACAATCGTATGTGCCGAGGTCTGAAAGCTGCAGATCATGGATGAGGATGGAGAAGTTTCCATGTTTAGTCAGAAGCGGATAAACATTCACTCGTCCTTCAGTAGGATTGTCAAAGAAGATTCTCCCATTAATCATGATCCTTACAAAACTGTAATAGTGGCTCCACATCACTTCCTCGGTTTCATTGAGATGGCTTATATTAAAATGACATGGGAGAAAGACTTCAGAATTGAGAGAAGCGTTTACGGTGACCTCTGTGCATCTTGTTTTCCTGTGGTACTGAGCTAAAATGAAGAACAgcatcaaaatgaaaatgattcagTACGatgtcacacatgcacacatttgtaTCTTTTAAGATTAATTTGCTACCAAACATAACATACATGATATTGAAGACATGTCTCGTTTAAACACAACAAtgggaataaataaatgtatggaaaacatttttttttttattaagcattcTTTTATTAATACTATTGTAAATCAAAatgagtgctgtcaaatgatgaatcgcatccaaaataaatgtttttgtttacataaactatgtgtgtgtactgtgtacatttactatgtatatattaataaacacacacacatacagtatatatttagaaaattttcacatgtatatatttatattcaaataaatatatttaaaatataaacataacattttttcttaaatatacagtCATGGCCCAAAAcatcggcacccttggtaaatattattaaaaaagattgtgaaaattaatctgcattgttaatccttttgatcttttatttaaaaacttcacaacaatgtatcctttcattggataataagaaatatcattattaaataaaggtttttctcaaaGACTCGTGGGACACATTtgttggcacccctagaaattcttaagAGTAAAATATcactgaagtatattcccattcatattcacaattttgagcactccagcgtgattataaaaatgaaattatccGGCCATAGCTAcctgaaaacaaagcccaaattcccttattCATCCAtcataatgagaaaaaaataagaatatatttctgatgtgcagcaaaagacaattgagcttcacaaattagtgaagtgtCTTAAGAAAAAaactagagcagtgaaaattcctatttccaccatcagggcaataattaagaattccCCATCAACAGAAAAAGTTATAAAACTGCCTGaagggtcacagctggagaattgcagggAATAGTTGAGTCTCAGTATCAGAAAACCTTAAAataattgtcaaacagaacctaaatcaccacatgttgtttgggagggtttgaagaaaaattctcctacctcatccaaaaacaaactaatgcATATTCAGTTATGAGCTACGAtaggaacttcaaatgggactggcttctatggtcagatgaaactaaaaaatgagcAGCAatcactcaagatgggtttggtaaCACAGAGATttaaaagtaccccatgtgtacgatgaaatatacagctgtatttttgatgtcatgggcctatatttctgctggaggtcctggacatattgtttagacacatggtatcatggattctattaaataccaacagataaagatcagtaagtgactgattctgttagaaatcttataatggggcATGTTTGGATCACTCagccgtacaataatccaaacacaaaccacaaaaacaacaccgaaatgggtcactgagcacaaagccaagcttctgctatagccattccagtcctctgacctgaagcATATGGAAAGTGAGAGAAGTGAACGTGAAGAGAAGAATGctaacatggagctgggaatctaaaggatctgaagtgattctggatgaaggaatggtctctgatctcttgtcaggtgttctctaacctcattaGGCATTACAGGAGAAAATATGTTAAACTGTTAGCTGGTAAATGGCAAATGAATGTTTtgaaaagtattgaataaaagggtgccgttaattgtggccaatgtgtattagagaaaaacctttatttcataatgatacccacccccccctttaaattcttattatcccatgaaagtatacatttttgtgattttttaaaataaaagatcaaaaggatcaacattgcagattaattttcacagccttctttaatcatatttaccaagggtgccgatatttttggccatgactgtatatatacatgtgtgtgtatttatacataatcaatatacacagtacacacacatatattatgtaatcaAAACACTTCTTTTGGAAGCAAAAAATAGTTTGAcagcactttttaaaatatagtcAAAATGATAAACATTTTATACCATATAAACCACATTATAACTGACAATAACTAGTAAATACTGCTATTTTGAACCTACCATTTGAAGACACCAAAGCACCAAAAAATATCCAAAGACGTGAAATGTGCATGATGCATGACATCCAAGGTGTCAAAGCTGCAAGACCAAGACAGAGAATGTGTAGGCTGATGTCCTTCACGTGAAATTTCCTgtaaacacacacgcacagactcTTACATGTGGTGGTCTGGGGCTGCGATCTCACAGCATCAGTACCTCGTCACTTATAACTGACATATGATTTTCTACTGGCAGATTAGTGATCAAACAGTTGTGACCAAACTGTGAAAAAAGTGATTTGTGATgcttttgataacatttaaagcTCTTTTGCATGGGAGTGTTATGTGGTTTTTGAGTCAAATGATGGACTACTTTCTTACTTCAGTTCAAGCAACAGGTTTCCATTTTTACCACATCCTGTAGCAAAGCGAGAGCACCTCAGATTATTATGCATGTGACTGTTAGAAAATAACTGACATAAATGACTCTTGTCCAACTTACTTATTAAGTATTTAATGAGGCTACTGATGTCATGCAGTTTCTTCTTATGACAGCACTGATATATTGTTGGAAAACTGCTAACCAATCTCTGCcttaattagcatattttgcaAAGTTGTTgcaaaaatacactgaaaatcAAGTTCTTGATTATAAACAATTTTGGGTCCACTATTTCATCAAACCTGCACATTGACTGAAATCAAGATTATGTTCAGGCCAAAGCAGCAGGTTTTCCCCAGTTCTGAGGCTGCAGgtatagcctatatatttgcTCACTGCATCGTTTATTTTAAGATCCGCTTGCGACAACCACAACACAAGCATCTGTAAATGTTGAGAATAGCAAACCACATTGTTTCCCCTAAATGGCCTTAAAGTAAAACTACAGgttcactttcagaaaaaaaggtcCAAAAGCTGATACTGGGGTGgtacctttaaaaaaatgtacacacacacacacaaagtttgatCACACGTTTGTCTTTaagcagatttaaaaaaaataaaaaaataaataaggttacatttgtttttaaaggttTAGCAACATATGTGTGTAAactaacaatattttaaatacataaattaatataaaaaattattaaactgtttcataataatatattataaaatcttACATGTacactttataaatatttattaacatttactgGTTACAGTTACTGCTTACACAAACtgcttgaacaaaaaaaaaactttacttgccacacagtttctgaaagctggcacccaaacaccagaaacaAACGCCAAATTTCCAAAACCATACACTAATCTTTTGCCTTTGACTCaagttttcaatttcataaaactgTTTGTGTGCAAAATACAACACACAGTTCtctatgtaacacacacacacacacaaatcttttGGGAAGTATCTTGATTTGCTTTTtcaaacacaaccaatcaaagTGGCAGAATAATTTGTCAGTGCCTCACACTAAGTCACATGTGGAACACTCTGGTGGCTTTACTTAACACCAAGCAATTGTGGCTTAGAATAGGCCTATAAATTCACATCTACACTACATATGGTTTATATATTTAGTTTCCTTCGTACTATGTAGTACTGTATTCACAATCACAAAttcttacagtaaaaaaaaaaaaaacagataaccaTACTTattcagggttgccaactctGCTTCTTTTAAAGGTTAAAGAGTTGGGTGTGAACTCACACCTAGATTGCCATATAAAgagcagtgtctgtgtgtgtgtgtgtgtgggtgtgcatgCCCACTACAAGAAATAGCAA harbors:
- the LOC127972113 gene encoding uncharacterized protein LOC127972113 isoform X2, translating into MVYVSQFGIFLGALLSSNAQYHRKTRCTEVTVNASLNSEVFLPCHFNISHLNETEEVMWSHYYSFVRIMINGRIFFDNPTEGRVNVYPLLTKHGNFSILIHDLQLSDLGTYDCKLKSECWMVKITERPHSEIREINETNPWIYFAAGAGLFTLLFIAFGLLSIFYGKCVNTSSKSDLINGVQSEGISPQETQNTGNSGHGDMRGVRRNPTTVYENDIHAPHPSSAARQGQHPQRPFRPAPEPTTSHPSIEILPYYVNQAELSIPTNAGKKRRRKKQNYQFKNPIYSD
- the LOC127972113 gene encoding uncharacterized protein LOC127972113 isoform X1; its protein translation is MSCIMHISRLWIFFGALVSSNAQYHRKTRCTEVTVNASLNSEVFLPCHFNISHLNETEEVMWSHYYSFVRIMINGRIFFDNPTEGRVNVYPLLTKHGNFSILIHDLQLSDLGTYDCKLKSECWMVKITERPHSEIREINETNPWIYFAAGAGLFTLLFIAFGLLSIFYGKCVNTSSKSDLINGVQSEGISPQETQNTGNSGHGDMRGVRRNPTTVYENDIHAPHPSSAARQGQHPQRPFRPAPEPTTSHPSIEILPYYVNQAELSIPTNAGKKRRRKKQNYQFKNPIYSD